One part of the Thermodesulfobacterium commune DSM 2178 genome encodes these proteins:
- the rpmG gene encoding 50S ribosomal protein L33, giving the protein MAKKGEARVIIHLQCTECKRINYTTTKNRRNTPDRLELKKYCPWDRRHTIHKEVKK; this is encoded by the coding sequence ATGGCTAAAAAGGGAGAGGCAAGGGTAATTATTCATTTACAGTGCACGGAATGTAAAAGAATTAATTATACTACTACCAAAAACAGAAGAAATACGCCTGATAGGTTAGAGCTTAAAAAGTATTGTCCTTGGGATAGAAGACATACTATACATAAGGAAGTGAAAAAATAA
- the qmoC gene encoding quinone-interacting membrane-bound oxidoreductase complex subunit QmoC, which yields MSNGILKVDPDLKAIQELQEIGGDTVKKCYQCATCATVCPLSPEEAPFPRKQMILAQWGFKEKLLNDPAVWLCHQCGDCSKYCPREAQPGDVLGALRLLVIKETVPLKFLHTFYNNSWGILVLPAIALFFILLATLATFQGLPNFFDANSFPYGGPTYDIWIFHLPARVLMIDVVFLPLAAFVVIMLASAINKVWNAYVDTYKIPQAYRYGMWTILKNYFIPAIVEILSHARFKKCNSNHWRANPHMLLVYAFIILAITTAIVFFMADVLGFHTPWNPLTHPVKWLGNFGGLLLLYSIIAIMVGRGKAEAEKSVKTSYADSFLINLILIIGLTGFGIEVVRSIPSLESIVSLVYLAHLVAVFILFLGVAYSKFAHLAFRTTAVMFDLYYKDINQKMSQ from the coding sequence ATGAGTAATGGCATTTTAAAAGTAGACCCAGATTTAAAGGCCATTCAAGAGCTACAGGAAATAGGTGGTGATACTGTTAAAAAATGCTATCAATGTGCTACATGTGCTACTGTATGTCCTCTTTCTCCAGAAGAGGCTCCTTTCCCTCGGAAACAGATGATCCTTGCTCAATGGGGTTTTAAGGAGAAACTTTTAAATGACCCTGCGGTTTGGTTGTGTCATCAATGTGGTGATTGTAGTAAATATTGTCCAAGAGAGGCTCAGCCAGGAGATGTTTTAGGAGCTTTAAGGTTGTTGGTGATTAAAGAAACAGTGCCTTTAAAGTTTTTGCATACCTTTTATAACAACAGCTGGGGTATTTTGGTTTTACCTGCTATTGCTTTGTTTTTTATTCTTTTAGCAACTTTAGCTACCTTCCAGGGACTTCCCAACTTTTTTGATGCCAACTCCTTCCCTTACGGTGGTCCTACTTATGATATCTGGATTTTTCATTTGCCGGCAAGGGTTTTGATGATAGATGTGGTGTTTTTACCTCTTGCGGCATTTGTGGTGATAATGCTTGCTTCTGCGATAAACAAAGTATGGAATGCCTATGTGGATACGTATAAGATACCTCAGGCCTATAGGTATGGGATGTGGACTATTTTAAAAAATTACTTTATCCCTGCTATAGTAGAGATTTTATCTCATGCGAGGTTTAAAAAGTGTAATTCTAACCACTGGAGGGCTAATCCTCATATGTTGTTGGTTTATGCCTTCATTATTTTAGCCATTACCACAGCGATTGTTTTCTTTATGGCTGACGTTTTAGGTTTCCATACTCCATGGAATCCTCTTACTCATCCTGTTAAATGGTTAGGCAATTTTGGAGGTCTCTTGCTTCTTTATTCCATCATAGCTATAATGGTGGGAAGAGGCAAGGCTGAGGCTGAAAAAAGTGTAAAGACAAGCTATGCTGACAGTTTCTTGATCAATCTTATTTTAATCATTGGTTTAACTGGTTTTGGCATAGAGGTGGTACGGAGTATACCTTCTTTAGAATCTATAGTATCTTTAGTTTATTTAGCTCATTTGGTTGCGGTATTTATCTTATTTTTAGGGGTGGCTTATTCTAAATTTGCTCATTTAGCCTTTAGAACAACCGCAGTTATGTTTGATTTATACTATAAAGACATAAATCAAAAGATGTCTCAATAG
- the nusG gene encoding transcription termination/antitermination protein NusG → MAKVWYSVQVWSGWEEKVKAMVEELLSRKGMSNKVERFFVPPSKEIEVTFSPEKQFVKFFYSGYFLMLGEIDEELKEEIKRLEGVLDVIGGDRLYVFRTEEVEKLISQLVVEEIKPKPRYQFTQGDRVRITEGPFANFIGVVDEVKPDKGKVKVLVSIFGRETPVEIEFAYLQKI, encoded by the coding sequence GTGGCTAAAGTTTGGTATTCAGTACAGGTTTGGTCTGGGTGGGAAGAAAAGGTTAAAGCTATGGTAGAAGAACTTTTGTCCCGCAAGGGAATGTCTAATAAGGTAGAACGCTTTTTTGTACCTCCTTCAAAGGAGATAGAGGTTACTTTTTCTCCGGAGAAGCAATTTGTTAAGTTTTTTTATTCTGGATACTTTTTGATGCTAGGTGAAATAGATGAAGAGTTAAAAGAAGAGATAAAGAGGCTTGAAGGTGTTCTTGATGTGATAGGTGGGGATAGGCTTTATGTTTTTAGAACCGAAGAGGTTGAAAAGCTTATTTCTCAGTTGGTAGTAGAAGAAATAAAGCCTAAACCTCGTTATCAATTTACTCAAGGTGATAGAGTTAGGATTACGGAAGGGCCTTTTGCCAACTTTATAGGGGTGGTAGATGAGGTTAAGCCTGACAAAGGTAAGGTTAAGGTGCTGGTAAGTATATTTGGAAGAGAGACTCCTGTAGAAATAGAGTTTGCTTATTTACAGAAGATTTAA
- a CDS encoding FAD-dependent oxidoreductase produces MEKIGVFICSSCNIGDRLELADLENAAKDQGAAVVYTKEFLCSKEGRAFIEEKIAQDGLDAVSICACSQRVNYDVFSFDQVAVDRVSLREGVVWSRFLVGENGEILEDTAEYVSGVTFKDELMALAKDYVRMSVAKLQTYKKPEPFKPEEEISKVILVIGGGVAGLTAALEAAKAGYEVVLVEKEKELGGFVAKMKAHCEVNPPFQKLVPPIVNDLIAQVEANDKIKVYKGAVVTNISGAPGLFQVKIKQGGKEEEIKIGSIVLAAGFKPYDASKLTDLGYGVIPNVVTNVKFEEMAKNGALVRPSDGAPIKSVLFIQCAGQRDENHLPYCSGFCCLASLKQAQYVREVDPEAKAFIVYDHMRTIGIFENFYKTLQDDPGVFLTKGKVVSVTEGENGKVKVLVDETLLGEKIELEVDLVVLATGMVPVTAEESVLNLEYRQGPGLPELELFYGYADSNFICFPYETRRTGIYAAGAIHQPMTIQQAIEDAKGAALKAIQCLIAIEEGHAVHPRTWDYAYPEWDLKMCTQCKRCTEECPFGALNEDEKGNPLPNITRCRRCGTCFGACPQRIINFKDYSIDMISTMIKATEMPEQGYEQYRLMAFVCENDALPALDMVAYNKKSIPVAFRIIPVRCLGAVNVAFIKDSMSKGYDGILLLGCKYGENYQCHFIKGSELANRRMENVAETLQQLALEPERVTIHTVAIDEVDLVVDKMQKFAEEIKGFGENPFKGW; encoded by the coding sequence ATGGAAAAAATAGGAGTTTTTATATGCTCTTCTTGTAATATAGGTGATCGTTTGGAATTGGCGGATTTAGAAAATGCAGCTAAAGACCAAGGTGCTGCGGTTGTCTATACAAAAGAATTTCTGTGTTCTAAGGAAGGTAGAGCTTTTATCGAAGAAAAAATAGCTCAAGATGGGTTAGATGCTGTTTCTATATGTGCTTGTTCTCAAAGGGTAAACTATGATGTTTTTTCCTTTGATCAAGTAGCGGTTGATAGGGTAAGTTTAAGAGAAGGGGTAGTTTGGAGTAGATTTTTGGTAGGAGAAAACGGAGAGATACTAGAAGATACCGCTGAATATGTTAGTGGGGTTACTTTTAAAGACGAACTGATGGCTTTAGCTAAAGACTATGTAAGAATGAGTGTAGCTAAACTTCAAACTTACAAAAAGCCAGAGCCTTTTAAGCCTGAGGAGGAAATCTCTAAGGTTATTTTAGTTATAGGAGGTGGTGTTGCTGGTTTAACTGCTGCTTTAGAGGCAGCTAAAGCAGGTTATGAGGTGGTTTTGGTAGAAAAGGAAAAAGAACTTGGTGGTTTTGTAGCAAAGATGAAAGCTCATTGTGAGGTGAACCCTCCGTTTCAAAAGTTGGTTCCTCCTATAGTAAATGACCTTATTGCACAGGTAGAAGCAAACGATAAGATAAAAGTATATAAAGGTGCGGTTGTAACCAACATTTCAGGTGCTCCTGGTTTATTCCAGGTAAAGATAAAACAGGGTGGGAAAGAGGAGGAGATAAAGATAGGTTCTATAGTTTTAGCAGCTGGTTTCAAACCATATGATGCGAGCAAGCTTACAGATTTAGGTTACGGAGTTATTCCAAACGTGGTGACTAACGTTAAGTTTGAAGAGATGGCTAAGAATGGAGCTTTGGTAAGACCTTCAGATGGTGCTCCGATAAAGAGTGTTCTTTTTATTCAGTGTGCTGGTCAAAGAGATGAAAATCATCTTCCTTACTGTTCTGGTTTCTGTTGTTTAGCTTCTCTTAAGCAGGCTCAGTATGTAAGAGAGGTAGACCCAGAAGCTAAAGCTTTTATTGTTTATGATCATATGAGAACTATAGGTATTTTTGAGAACTTTTATAAAACTTTACAAGACGACCCAGGGGTGTTTTTAACCAAAGGTAAGGTAGTTTCTGTCACTGAGGGAGAAAACGGTAAGGTTAAGGTGTTGGTAGATGAGACCTTATTAGGAGAAAAAATTGAGCTTGAAGTTGACTTGGTAGTATTAGCTACAGGAATGGTTCCAGTTACAGCTGAAGAGTCTGTACTTAATTTAGAATACAGGCAAGGGCCAGGATTACCTGAACTTGAACTTTTTTATGGGTATGCAGACTCAAACTTCATTTGTTTCCCTTATGAAACCAGAAGAACAGGAATTTATGCAGCAGGGGCTATTCATCAACCTATGACCATTCAACAGGCGATAGAGGATGCTAAGGGAGCAGCTTTGAAGGCTATTCAATGCTTAATTGCTATTGAAGAAGGTCATGCAGTGCATCCAAGGACATGGGATTATGCTTATCCTGAATGGGATTTAAAGATGTGTACTCAATGTAAAAGGTGTACTGAGGAGTGTCCTTTTGGTGCTTTAAATGAAGATGAGAAAGGAAACCCTCTTCCTAATATTACTAGGTGCCGTCGTTGTGGAACTTGTTTTGGTGCTTGTCCTCAAAGAATTATTAACTTTAAGGATTATTCTATCGATATGATTTCTACTATGATTAAGGCTACAGAGATGCCTGAACAGGGATACGAACAGTACAGGCTTATGGCTTTTGTTTGTGAAAACGACGCCTTACCAGCTTTAGACATGGTTGCTTACAATAAAAAGTCCATCCCTGTAGCCTTTAGGATCATTCCTGTAAGATGTTTAGGAGCGGTTAACGTAGCTTTTATAAAAGATTCTATGAGTAAAGGGTACGATGGTATTCTTCTTTTAGGTTGTAAATATGGTGAAAACTATCAGTGCCACTTTATAAAGGGTAGTGAACTTGCTAACAGACGTATGGAAAACGTAGCTGAAACGTTGCAGCAACTTGCATTAGAACCAGAAAGGGTTACAATACATACGGTGGCGATAGATGAGGTAGATTTAGTAGTAGATAAGATGCAAAAATTTGCTGAAGAAATTAAAGGATTTGGTGAAAACCCATTTAAAGGCTGGTAA
- the aprA gene encoding adenylyl-sulfate reductase subunit alpha codes for MPKIWFYNPGLACAEPEIVEKETDILIVGGGMAACGAAVEAVQWAKPHGLRILLCDKAAMERSGAVAMGLSAINTYIGENKPDDYVRMVRCDLMGIVREDLVFDVGRHVDDTVHCFEEWGLPIWKKDPNTGKTLDGAEAKAKGLTLKNGAQPVRSGRWQIMINGESYKVIVAEAAKNALASYDKAEIIERCFIVRPLLDANDKGRCAGAVGFSVRENKIYIIKAKATLLATGGAVNIFRPRSIDEGKGRAWYPVWNPGTGYAMCAMSGAKLVLMENRFIPARFKDGYGPVGAWFLLFKARATNAFGEDYVAKHKDELKKFAPYGEASHIGTCLRNHAMLIEMEQGRGPIYMHTEWALQEAAEKMDKKEFKHLIAEAWEDFLDMCVTQAGLWACLNIEPEKVPSEIMPTEPYLLGSHAGCAGAWVCGPNEDWVPEEYKAPWKEIGLYNRMTTIKGLFCAGDTVGASGHKFSSGSHVEGRIAAKAMVQYCLDNKDYTPTIKETAEELKKEIYGPWYRFEEFKNASTHYEINPNYLIPRHIQARLMKLMDEYVAGASTFYKTNKVMLERGLDLLRMLKEDMEYAAARDLHELMRAWENRHRVWTAEAHLLHILFREETRYPGYFYRTDFPSLDDANWRCFTLSSWDPETKEWTLETYPYVQIIPDPLGP; via the coding sequence ATGCCTAAGATTTGGTTTTATAACCCTGGTTTGGCTTGTGCAGAACCTGAAATAGTAGAAAAAGAGACAGATATTTTGATTGTTGGTGGTGGAATGGCTGCATGTGGTGCTGCTGTGGAGGCCGTTCAGTGGGCCAAGCCTCATGGTTTAAGGATTCTTCTTTGCGATAAGGCTGCTATGGAAAGGTCTGGTGCTGTAGCTATGGGTCTTTCTGCTATCAACACCTATATAGGAGAAAACAAGCCTGATGATTATGTAAGAATGGTCCGTTGTGACTTGATGGGTATTGTACGTGAAGACTTAGTTTTTGATGTTGGTCGTCATGTAGATGATACTGTTCATTGTTTTGAAGAATGGGGTCTTCCTATCTGGAAAAAAGATCCTAACACTGGTAAAACGTTAGACGGAGCTGAAGCTAAGGCTAAGGGGTTAACACTAAAGAATGGTGCTCAGCCTGTTCGTTCTGGCCGTTGGCAGATCATGATTAATGGAGAGTCTTATAAGGTTATCGTGGCTGAGGCTGCTAAAAATGCTCTTGCCAGCTATGATAAGGCTGAGATCATTGAAAGATGCTTTATCGTAAGACCTTTATTAGATGCTAATGATAAGGGTCGTTGTGCTGGTGCTGTAGGATTTTCTGTCAGAGAAAATAAAATCTATATCATTAAGGCTAAGGCTACTCTTCTTGCTACCGGTGGTGCGGTTAACATTTTCCGTCCAAGGTCTATAGATGAAGGTAAGGGCCGTGCTTGGTATCCTGTATGGAACCCTGGAACTGGTTATGCTATGTGTGCAATGAGTGGTGCTAAGCTTGTTCTTATGGAAAACAGGTTTATCCCTGCTCGTTTTAAAGATGGTTATGGTCCTGTTGGTGCTTGGTTCTTGCTCTTTAAAGCTAGGGCAACCAACGCCTTTGGTGAAGACTATGTAGCCAAACATAAAGATGAACTCAAGAAGTTTGCTCCTTATGGAGAAGCTTCTCACATCGGTACCTGTTTGAGAAACCATGCAATGCTTATTGAAATGGAACAGGGTCGTGGTCCTATTTATATGCACACTGAATGGGCTCTTCAGGAAGCCGCTGAAAAGATGGACAAGAAAGAGTTTAAACATCTCATTGCTGAGGCTTGGGAAGACTTCTTAGATATGTGTGTAACTCAGGCTGGATTGTGGGCTTGTTTGAACATCGAGCCTGAAAAAGTACCTTCTGAAATTATGCCTACCGAGCCTTATCTCCTTGGTAGCCACGCTGGTTGCGCTGGTGCTTGGGTATGTGGTCCTAATGAAGATTGGGTACCTGAAGAATATAAGGCTCCTTGGAAAGAAATCGGTCTTTACAACAGGATGACTACTATAAAAGGTCTTTTCTGTGCTGGTGACACCGTTGGAGCTTCTGGACATAAATTTTCCTCTGGTTCTCATGTAGAGGGACGTATTGCAGCCAAGGCTATGGTCCAATACTGCCTCGACAATAAAGACTATACACCTACCATCAAGGAAACCGCTGAAGAGTTAAAGAAAGAAATCTATGGTCCTTGGTATAGGTTTGAAGAATTTAAGAATGCTTCTACCCACTATGAAATCAATCCCAACTATCTCATTCCTCGTCACATCCAGGCCAGGCTTATGAAGCTTATGGACGAATATGTGGCTGGTGCCTCTACTTTCTACAAGACCAACAAGGTCATGCTCGAGAGAGGTCTTGACCTTCTCAGAATGCTTAAAGAAGACATGGAATATGCTGCAGCCAGAGACTTACATGAACTTATGAGAGCTTGGGAAAACAGGCACCGTGTATGGACTGCTGAGGCTCACCTCTTGCACATCCTTTTCCGTGAAGAGACTCGTTATCCTGGTTACTTCTACAGAACTGACTTTCCTTCTCTTGATGATGCTAACTGGAGATGTTTCACCCTTTCCAGCTGGGATCCTGAAACTAAGGAATGGACTTTAGAAACCTATCCTTACGTCCAGATCATTCCTGATCCACTTGGACCGTAA
- the rplA gene encoding 50S ribosomal protein L1: MAKHGKKYREALAKVDRTKKYTFEEAVKLALDTAYANFDETVEVAVKLGVDPRHADQMVRGSVVLPHGTGKTPRVLVFAKGDKAKEALEAGADYVGDEDLIEKIQKENWLEFDKVIATPDMMPAVSKLGKILGPRGLMPSSKTGTVTFDVAKAVKDIKAGKVDFKVDRGAVVHVPVGKVSFGEKKILENMAAFFEALLKAKPPAAKGQYIKSIAISTTMGPGIKVDPNEVKNLIQRYSGD; this comes from the coding sequence ATGGCTAAGCATGGTAAGAAGTATAGAGAGGCTTTGGCTAAAGTTGATAGAACGAAAAAATATACCTTTGAAGAGGCGGTTAAACTTGCTTTAGATACAGCTTATGCTAATTTTGATGAAACGGTAGAGGTGGCGGTAAAATTGGGAGTTGACCCAAGGCATGCAGACCAAATGGTTAGAGGGTCTGTGGTTTTGCCTCATGGAACAGGAAAAACACCTCGGGTATTAGTTTTTGCTAAAGGAGATAAAGCTAAAGAAGCTTTAGAGGCTGGTGCAGATTATGTAGGTGACGAAGATCTTATTGAAAAAATTCAAAAAGAAAATTGGCTTGAGTTCGATAAAGTAATAGCTACTCCAGATATGATGCCTGCTGTTAGTAAGTTAGGTAAAATCTTAGGGCCAAGAGGTCTTATGCCAAGCTCTAAGACAGGGACAGTAACTTTTGATGTGGCTAAAGCGGTAAAAGACATTAAGGCAGGTAAGGTTGATTTTAAGGTAGATAGAGGTGCGGTGGTTCATGTTCCTGTAGGTAAGGTTTCTTTTGGTGAAAAGAAAATTTTGGAAAACATGGCTGCATTTTTTGAAGCTTTATTAAAGGCTAAGCCTCCTGCAGCCAAGGGACAATATATAAAGAGTATTGCTATCTCTACTACGATGGGCCCTGGCATTAAGGTTGACCCTAACGAGGTAAAAAATTTAATCCAGAGATATTCTGGAGATTAA
- the secE gene encoding preprotein translocase subunit SecE: MALKDQDLNKENFKDRVVRFLKEVKIEAKKITWAPKKQVFMGTLMVVIFSLFIGAYLGILDIIYNFIISILVR, translated from the coding sequence ATGGCTTTAAAAGATCAAGATTTAAACAAAGAAAATTTTAAAGATAGGGTGGTAAGATTTTTAAAAGAGGTTAAAATAGAAGCTAAAAAGATTACGTGGGCTCCTAAGAAACAGGTTTTTATGGGAACGTTGATGGTGGTGATTTTTAGTCTTTTTATAGGTGCATATTTAGGAATTTTGGATATAATATATAACTTCATAATCTCTATTTTGGTGAGGTAA
- the rplK gene encoding 50S ribosomal protein L11, which yields MAKKVIAQIKLQLPAGQATPAPPVGPALGQHGVNIMEFVKAFNEKTRGQEGYIIPVVITVYADRSFTFELKTPPASVLIKKAIGIETGAHAPGKEIVGKITRKQLEEIAKMKMKDLTAASLEAAIRTIEGTARSMGVQIVD from the coding sequence ATGGCTAAAAAAGTAATAGCACAAATAAAATTACAACTTCCTGCAGGTCAAGCTACTCCGGCACCACCTGTTGGTCCGGCGTTGGGTCAGCATGGTGTTAATATCATGGAGTTTGTTAAGGCGTTTAACGAAAAGACCCGCGGACAGGAAGGTTATATTATTCCTGTGGTGATTACTGTTTATGCAGACCGTTCTTTTACTTTTGAGTTGAAGACTCCGCCTGCTTCGGTGCTTATTAAAAAAGCGATCGGTATCGAAACAGGAGCTCATGCTCCTGGTAAGGAGATAGTAGGTAAGATTACTCGTAAACAGTTAGAAGAGATAGCTAAAATGAAGATGAAAGATCTTACGGCAGCATCTTTAGAGGCTGCTATTAGGACTATAGAAGGCACAGCCAGAAGTATGGGAGTTCAAATCGTAGATTAA
- the tuf gene encoding elongation factor Tu, producing MAKQKFERKKPHLNVGTIGHIDHGKTTLTSAITRVLSTKGYAQWIPFDQIDKAPEEKARGITIQLAHVEYESDKRHYAHIDCPGHADYIKNMITGAAQMDGSILVVAATDGPMPQTREHVLLARQVNVPAMVVFMNKVDMVDDAELLDLVELEVRELLSKYGFPGDEVPVIRGSALKALECGCGKEECEWCGRIWELMKAMDEYIPEPVRDVDKPFLMPIEDVFSISGRGTVVTGKVERGVLRPGEEVEIVGLRPTIKTVATSLEMFRKILDEALPGDNIGVLLRGVGKDEVERGQVLAKPGTIKPHTKFKAEVYVLKKEEGGRHTPFFNGYRPQFYFRTTDVTGVVKLPDGVEMVMPGDNVELEVELIKPVALEEGLRFAIREGGRTVGAGVVTKIIE from the coding sequence ATGGCTAAGCAAAAGTTTGAGAGGAAGAAGCCGCATTTAAACGTGGGGACGATTGGGCACATAGACCATGGTAAGACCACATTAACCAGTGCTATAACAAGGGTATTGTCTACGAAGGGATATGCGCAGTGGATTCCTTTTGATCAGATAGACAAGGCACCTGAGGAGAAGGCAAGGGGTATAACGATTCAGCTTGCCCATGTTGAGTATGAGAGTGATAAGAGGCACTATGCCCATATAGACTGTCCTGGGCACGCAGACTACATAAAGAACATGATAACTGGTGCGGCGCAGATGGATGGATCTATATTGGTTGTGGCAGCTACCGATGGTCCAATGCCTCAGACAAGGGAGCATGTATTGCTTGCAAGGCAGGTTAACGTTCCAGCGATGGTGGTATTTATGAACAAGGTAGACATGGTAGATGATGCAGAGTTATTGGATTTGGTGGAGTTAGAGGTTAGGGAGTTACTTAGCAAGTATGGATTTCCAGGGGATGAGGTACCGGTGATTAGGGGTAGTGCGTTGAAGGCGCTTGAGTGTGGATGTGGTAAGGAGGAATGTGAGTGGTGTGGTAGGATATGGGAGTTGATGAAGGCGATGGATGAATATATACCTGAGCCTGTTAGGGATGTGGATAAGCCGTTTTTGATGCCTATAGAGGACGTGTTTAGTATATCTGGAAGAGGTACGGTGGTAACAGGTAAGGTGGAGAGGGGTGTGCTTAGGCCTGGAGAGGAGGTAGAGATAGTAGGACTTAGGCCTACGATAAAGACGGTAGCGACTAGTTTGGAGATGTTTAGGAAGATATTGGATGAGGCGTTGCCAGGAGATAATATAGGGGTGTTGTTGAGAGGAGTGGGTAAGGATGAGGTAGAGAGGGGTCAGGTTTTGGCGAAGCCTGGTACTATTAAGCCACATACTAAGTTTAAGGCAGAGGTATATGTGTTGAAGAAGGAGGAGGGGGGAAGGCATACACCGTTTTTTAATGGTTATAGGCCTCAGTTTTATTTTAGGACAACGGATGTGACAGGAGTGGTTAAGTTACCGGATGGGGTTGAGATGGTGATGCCAGGAGACAATGTGGAGTTAGAGGTTGAGTTAATCAAGCCTGTTGCGTTGGAAGAGGGTTTGAGGTTTGCGATTAGAGAAGGTGGAAGGACTGTTGGTGCTGGTGTAGTAACTAAAATAATAGAGTAA
- a CDS encoding CoB--CoM heterodisulfide reductase iron-sulfur subunit A family protein translates to MSKPILVVGGGISGVTAVVEAAEVGAEVILVEKQPTLGGRVAQLRYYFPKLCPPTCGLEINYRRIKSNPRIKVYTMAEVLEVSGTPGNYNVKIKIYPRYVNNNCTACGECEKVCEGERVSDFDFGLSKTKAIYLPHPVAFPMKYVLDKDALAPGDLERIMAACKYNAIDPEMKEEILELNVGAIIWATGWKPYDATKLDNLGYGKYANVITNMQMERMASPWGPTQGKIVRPSDNQPPKKVAFVQCAGSRDENHLPFCSYICCLASLKHSLYLAEQDPKAESYIFYIDLRTPGRYEKFLKKAEAEAKINFIKGKVAKIEEDPETKDLIVTAEDTLSGKKVSQKVDLVVLALGMQPSLASAEIKGIKIDQNGFVVEDEGIISCGCAKMPLDVMTSNETATGAALKAIQIIKRG, encoded by the coding sequence ATGAGTAAACCTATATTGGTGGTAGGTGGTGGTATAAGTGGAGTAACCGCTGTGGTAGAGGCAGCAGAGGTTGGAGCTGAAGTTATTTTAGTAGAAAAACAACCTACCTTAGGTGGAAGGGTAGCTCAACTTAGGTATTATTTTCCTAAGTTGTGTCCTCCTACTTGTGGTTTAGAGATTAACTATAGGAGGATTAAAAGTAATCCCAGGATTAAAGTATATACAATGGCAGAGGTTCTAGAGGTAAGTGGGACACCTGGGAATTATAATGTTAAAATCAAAATATATCCAAGGTATGTGAATAATAACTGTACTGCCTGTGGAGAGTGTGAGAAGGTTTGTGAAGGAGAGAGGGTAAGTGACTTTGACTTTGGCCTTTCTAAAACAAAGGCCATCTATCTTCCTCATCCTGTAGCTTTTCCTATGAAATATGTATTAGATAAAGACGCTTTGGCCCCTGGGGATTTAGAAAGGATTATGGCAGCTTGTAAATATAATGCTATAGATCCAGAAATGAAAGAAGAGATTTTAGAATTAAATGTAGGTGCTATAATCTGGGCTACCGGTTGGAAGCCTTATGATGCTACCAAGCTTGATAATTTAGGTTATGGGAAATATGCAAATGTAATCACTAATATGCAAATGGAAAGAATGGCTTCTCCTTGGGGACCTACACAAGGAAAGATTGTAAGGCCTTCTGATAACCAACCACCTAAAAAGGTGGCTTTTGTTCAGTGTGCCGGTTCTCGTGATGAAAATCATTTGCCTTTCTGTTCTTACATCTGTTGTTTGGCATCATTAAAACATAGTCTTTATTTGGCAGAACAAGACCCTAAGGCAGAATCTTATATCTTTTATATAGACCTTAGAACCCCTGGTAGATATGAGAAATTTCTAAAGAAAGCTGAAGCTGAGGCTAAGATTAATTTTATAAAGGGTAAGGTAGCTAAAATAGAGGAGGATCCTGAAACTAAAGATTTGATAGTTACTGCTGAGGATACCCTTTCTGGTAAAAAGGTTAGTCAAAAGGTTGATTTGGTGGTATTAGCTTTAGGAATGCAACCGAGTTTAGCTTCTGCGGAAATTAAGGGTATAAAGATCGATCAAAATGGATTTGTGGTTGAGGATGAAGGAATTATAAGTTGTGGTTGTGCAAAGATGCCTTTAGATGTCATGACTTCTAATGAGACTGCTACTGGTGCAGCTTTAAAAGCTATTCAAATTATAAAAAGGGGGTAA
- the aprB gene encoding adenylyl-sulfate reductase subunit beta, with the protein MPSYVNPEKCDGCKGGDRTVCMYICPNDLMILDPEAMKAYNQEPDQCWECYSCVKSCPQGAIAIRHYADFAPLHGTCQPMRGTTDIMWTIKFRNGVVLRFKFPIRTTPEGSADPTVGKPAPDPSKLSTNQLFTQAADGIEPKKPEAVLNKKFEVGALGKVAKY; encoded by the coding sequence ATGCCAAGTTATGTGAACCCTGAAAAGTGTGACGGTTGCAAGGGTGGTGACAGGACAGTTTGTATGTACATTTGTCCTAATGACCTTATGATTCTTGACCCTGAGGCTATGAAGGCTTACAACCAGGAGCCTGATCAGTGCTGGGAGTGTTATAGCTGTGTAAAAAGCTGTCCTCAAGGTGCTATAGCTATCAGGCATTATGCCGATTTTGCTCCATTACACGGAACTTGCCAACCTATGCGTGGTACTACTGACATTATGTGGACCATCAAGTTTAGAAACGGTGTTGTATTAAGGTTTAAGTTCCCTATCAGAACCACACCTGAAGGTTCTGCTGATCCTACGGTTGGGAAACCTGCTCCTGATCCATCTAAACTTAGTACCAACCAGCTTTTTACTCAGGCAGCTGATGGAATAGAACCTAAGAAGCCTGAAGCCGTTCTTAATAAGAAATTTGAAGTTGGTGCTCTTGGTAAGGTTGCAAAATACTAA